In Chryseobacterium oryzae, the genomic stretch TTATAGTAATCACTCTGTCGAACCAGGACAATTCATTCTCCACAACTTGTGATTTAATTTTAAATATTACCTTCTGAATCCTCTATTTTTCTCACGCTCGTCGGTTTGTTCTTCTTCCTGATCTTGGCGATTTCTGTTAGCATCTTCGTATATATCCTGATCATTGACATTCAACTGAATATCTGAATTTCCAGCTTTCGAAATTTGTTTTTGATCTGCTGAAATACTGTTCACAGAATCTATCTCTCTGGAAACAACATTTATATCAATGGAGATTTCCTTGGCTATTTCGGGGTACTTATCTGCTTTGTCCTGCAAAAAACCTTTAAGTTTGAACAGTTCATTTTTATAGCGGTTGAGTTCTTCCGGCTCTTTTTTTTCAGCAATGATGGCGGTAAGCTCTGTTGCATTTTTGATGAAATCGAATTCTACCACTTTTCCTGTCTCACTATCGAAGATGAAGGCTTTCTTTTCAATAAGTGGATAATCACCCGAAAGTTCTTTAACATCGGTATACTGAACTCTGCCTTTACTGTTTTCAATGATTTTGTTAAGGCTTTTGTCTCGTTCAAGAAAAATGACTTTCAGCTTGGTATTATCTTCACTGAGCTGAAACGTAGCTCTGTTCTTATCATTATCAGCAACTATGGTATATCCCTGTAGAAATTTTTCGATATCATCCGGACTCAACTTTTTTGAAAATGTAAGGTCATCATTAATGATTCCAAAATTTTTAAGTTCATCAGTAGGTAAATTGTGATTTTTCATAATAGTAAATATTTTATTGTTGTATGCGTTTATTTTTTCCTGCTTCATAATTGTCAGCAATTAGATTATTAGCATTAATAAGGTCGTTGAGAAACCTAATTGGATTGATGTATTTGCCGTTTTCCTGAACTGCAAAATGTAAATGCGGACCTGTGGAATTTCCGCTATTTCCGCTTCTTGCAATAATAAATCCTGCTTTTACACGCTCTCCAGTTTCGTAATATATTTCTGAAAGATGCAAGTAAGAGGTTACAAATGATGCAGAGTGCCTGACTTTAATATATTTTCCACCACTTCTTGAATTACCTGATTCTATTACAGCACCATCTAAGACTGCGTAAACGTTTTCATAATTAGCTTTGAGATCAGTTCCGTTGTGCATTTTTCCAGTTCTGAAAATTGGATGCGTCCGCCATCCAAATGGAGAAGTAACAATAATTCTTTTGTCCAATGGCATACTTATTCTTGATACAAAATCCTCTTCCTTGATGAATCTGAATTTTTTAATCGGTTTTTCTACATTCTCAATCTTTTCATAGAACTGTTCTTTAATCGTCAGAGAGTCATTATTAGTTTTTATCTTTAATAGTTCACGCTCTTTTTTTGACAAGCTATATTCAAACATCATCGTTTTCAAAGAATCAATTTGACTCGTTAACCACTTCGTCGAACCTCTGGTTTGTTTTTTTAAATCCGATTTAGTAGGAGTACTGAAAAGTTTATTAAAGAAATTTTTATTGTCTTTTTCCTTTTTCAAATCAGGGTTTTCTTTCTGAAATGTCCGCATTTCTGTATTAAATTCATTGGAATTTTCTTCTTTTCTGGTCAGAGTATTGAACTGTCCAAAAGCCAATGAATAACAAAGCGAAACCATTCCTATCATCAAGTATTTTTCGATTGATTTCATAATTTTATTCTTTGATATTTTCCTTGACTATGAGCTCCACTTCTTTATTGATTTTTCTGAAATTGGTCATCAGAACTTCCTCTTTACGGTTGATACCTTTCTTATCCACGAATGAATAGTAATTTGGCATTGTTGGGTAATTTTGTTCTTCTTCCATAATGGCTTTCATATCCAGATTTATTTTTCCTCTTATGGCAGAGGTCTTATATTCTTCAGTCGTGTTATCATTGCCTTGCGCTATCATTCCCACCATCTCTCCAGTTTTCAAGGCTGCAATTTTTCCCGCAGGAATCATAAAGTCCATTTTCTCATTAATGCTGGTCGTTGTTCCTTGTTGAGAGATAGATTGGGAATA encodes the following:
- a CDS encoding M23 family metallopeptidase — protein: MKSIEKYLMIGMVSLCYSLAFGQFNTLTRKEENSNEFNTEMRTFQKENPDLKKEKDNKNFFNKLFSTPTKSDLKKQTRGSTKWLTSQIDSLKTMMFEYSLSKKERELLKIKTNNDSLTIKEQFYEKIENVEKPIKKFRFIKEEDFVSRISMPLDKRIIVTSPFGWRTHPIFRTGKMHNGTDLKANYENVYAVLDGAVIESGNSRSGGKYIKVRHSASFVTSYLHLSEIYYETGERVKAGFIIARSGNSGNSTGPHLHFAVQENGKYINPIRFLNDLINANNLIADNYEAGKNKRIQQ